The Toxorhynchites rutilus septentrionalis strain SRP chromosome 3, ASM2978413v1, whole genome shotgun sequence genome includes a region encoding these proteins:
- the LOC129774179 gene encoding uncharacterized protein LOC129774179, with protein sequence MILFLMYIETLNARTIAERTDYDFDYEGSNTDSVQSSKSGYSVGSGLRSIAQGSADQANSAVANQITAAKQASYVAQNTLAQAAVQAAATAQTALAGKQVLLQSLEQQTLEAHQLLDSEIRQLQQAKRAAKIAQFAAQQAQNHVHVLTTALNSAQIASEHSQKAAAEAAVELASQTKMVGDAKARVESIEDQLKAARIDYEATQEATQKATYSAQEAQKNAAEAAAHASIPLQTATAQLDGHHLGSKRRYAQEDDINSGEI encoded by the exons ATGATTTTGTTTCTCATGTATATAG AAACTCTCAACGCACGAACAATTGCCGAACGGACGGATTATGACTTTGACTATGAGGGATCAAACACCGACTCAGTCCAGTCATCGAAATCCGGCTACAGCGTGGGCAGTGGTTTACGTTCGATCGCCCAGGGTTCAGCGGATCAAGCTAACAGTGCTGTGGCCAATCAGATAACCGCCGCGAAACAAGCGTCGTATGTGGCACAAAATACTCTGGCACAGGCGGCTGTCCAGGCTGCAGCCACGGCACAAACTGCACTAGCCGGGAAACAGGTCCTTTTGCAGAGCTTAGAGCAGCAGACCCTGGAGGCGCATCAACTGCTGGACAGTGAAATTCGGCAACTACAACAAGCGAAGCGGGCCGCCAAGATTGCACAGTTCGCTGCTCAACAGGCCCAGAATCATGTGCATGTACTGACAACGGCACTCAACAGTGCACAA atagcatcCGAGCACTCGCAGAAGGCGGCCGCCGAAGCCGCAGTTGAACTGGCCTCCCAAACAAAGATGGTTGGCGATGCCAAGGCCCGAGTCGAGTCTATCGAAGATCAACTCAAAGCGGCTCGGATAGACTACGAAGCAACCCAGGAGGCGACCCAGAAGGCCACGTACTCTGCTCAAGAGGCACAGAAGAATGCGGCCGAAGCGGCAGCTCATGCGTCGATTCCATTGCAAACGGCGACCGCACAGCTCGATGGGCACCATTTGGGGTCGAAGCGTCGATACGCCCAGGAAGATGACATAAACAGCGGTGAGATTTGA